In one Gopherus evgoodei ecotype Sinaloan lineage chromosome 1, rGopEvg1_v1.p, whole genome shotgun sequence genomic region, the following are encoded:
- the ATP1A1 gene encoding sodium/potassium-transporting ATPase subunit alpha-1: MGKGTGRDKYEPTATSEHGAGKKKGKKEKKKDMDELKKEVSMDDHKLSLDELHRKYGTDLSRGLTAARAAEILARDGPNALTPPPTTPEWVKFCRQLFGGFSLLLWIGAVLCFLAYGIQAVMDEEPNNDNLYLGVVLAAVVIITGCFSYYQEAKSSKIMESFKNMVPQQALVIRNGEKLSINAEGVVVGDLVEVKGGDRIPADLRIISAHGCKVDNSSLTGESEPQTRSPDFTNENPLETRNIAFFSTNCVEGTARGVVINIGDNTVMGRIATLASGLEGGKTPIATEIEHFIHIITGVAVFLGVSFFILSLILEYTWLEAVIFLIGIIVANVPEGLLATVTVCLTLTAKRMARKNCLVKNLEAVETLGSTSTICSDKTGTLTQNRMTVAHMWFDNQIHEADTTENQSGASFDKSSLTWAALSRVAGLCNRAVFQANQENVPILKRAVAGDASESALLKCIEVCCGSVKEMRERNAKVVEIPFNSTNKYQLSIHKNANPSESRYLLVMKGAPERILDRCNSILIHGKEQPLDEEAKDAFQNAYLELGGLGERVLGFCHLALPDDQFPEGFQFDTDDINFPVENLCFVGLISMIDPPRAAVPDAVGKCRSAGIKVIMVTGDHPITAKAIAKGVGIISEGNETVEDIAARLNIPISQVNPRDAKACVVHGTDLKDMTSEQLDDILTHHTEIVFARTSPQQKLIIVEGCQRQGAIVAVTGDGVNDSPALKKADIGVAMGIAGSDVSKQAADMILLDDNFASIVTGVEEGRLIFDNLKKSIAYTLTSNIPEITPFLIFIIANIPLPLGTVTILCIDLGTDMVPAISLAYEQAESDIMKRQPRNPKTDKLVNERLISMAYGQIGMIQALGGFFTYFVILAENGFLPSSLVGIRVKWDDRWVNDVEDSYGQQWTYEQRKIVEFTCHTAFFVSIVVVQWADLVICKTRRNSVFQQGMKNKILIFGLFEETALAAFLSYCPGMDVALRMYPLKPSWWFCAFPYSLLIFLYDEVRKLIIRRSPGGWVEKETYY; this comes from the exons actggacgTGACAAGTATGAGCCTACTGCTACATCAGAACATGGTGCCGGGAagaaaaaggggaagaaggagaaaaagaagGATATGGATGAACTGAAAAAGGAAGTCTCAATG GATGATCATAAACTCAGCCTTGATGAACTTCATCGTAAATATGGAACAGACTTGAGTCGG GGTTTGACAGCTGCTCGTGCTGCTGAGATTTTGGCTCGAGATGGCCCAAATGCCCTCACACCTCCCCCTACCACTCCTGAATGGGTAAAGTTCTGCCGACAGCTGTTTGGAGGATTCTCCCTTCTATTGTGGATTGGAGctgttctttgttttctggcttatGGCATCCAGGCTGTAATGGATGAGGAGCCAAATAATGATAAT TTGTATCTGGGTGTTGTGCTGGCTGCTGTTGTTATCATAACTGGCTGCTTCTCGTACTACCAAGAAGCAAAGAGTTCTAAGATCATGGAATCCTTCAAAAACATGGTGCCTCAG CAAGCCCTTGTGATCAGAAATGGTGAGAAGCTGAGCATAAATGCTGAAGGTGTTGTAGTTGGAGATCTAGTGGAGGTGAAAGGAGGAGACAGAATTCCAGCTGATCTTCGTATCATAAGTGCTCATggctgtaag GTGGATAACTCCTCACTCACTGGTGAGTCAGAGCCTCAGACCAGGTCTCCAGATTTCACGAACGAAAACCCACTGGAGACGAGGAACATTGCTTTCTTTTCCACCAACTGTGTAGAAG GCACCGCCCGTGGTGTTGTCATTAACATTGGCGATAATACTGTGATGGGCCGTATTGCCACTCTTGCATCTGGACTGGAAGGggggaaaactcccattgcaaCTGAGATTGAGCATTTTATCCACATCATCACTGGAGTGGCTGTGTTCCTGGGAGTCAGCTTCTTCATCCTCTCATTGATCCTTGAGTACACCTGGCTGGAGGCCGTCATCTTCCTCATTGGAATCATTGTCGCCAACGTTCCTGAGGGTCTGCTTGCTACTGTCACG GTGTGTCTAACACTAACGGCCAAGCGTATGGCTCGTAAGAACTGTCTGGTGAAGAACTTGGAAGCTGTGGAAACCCTGGGATCCACATCCACCATCTGCTCTGACAAAACTGGCACCCTGACTCAGAACCGCATGACAGTTGCCCACATGTGGTTTGACAATCAGATTCATGAGGCTGACACCACAGAGAACCAGAGCG GTGCCTCCTTTGACAAGAGTTCTCTTACCTGGGCTGCTCTGTCCAGAGTTGCAGGTCTCTGCAATCGTGCTGTGTTCCAGGCTAACCAAGAGAATGTACCTATTCTCAAA AGGGCAGTTGCAGGTGATGCGTCTGAATCTGCACTTCTAAAATGTATTGAGGTATGCTGTGGTTCTGTCAAAGAGATGAGAGAAAGGAATGCCAAAGTAGTGGAAATACCATTCAATTCTACCAACAAATACCAG CTGTCTATCCATAAGAATGCCAATCCATCAGAGTCTCGCTACCTGCTGGTGATGAAGGGAGCCCCAGAGAGAATCCTGGACCGCTGCAACTCCATTTTGATCCATGGAAAAGAACAGCCATTGGATGAGGAGGCAAAAGATGCTTTTCAAAATGCCTACCTTGAATTGGGCGGCCTTGGGGAGAGAGTACTAG GCTTTTGCCACTTGGCTCTGCCAGATGATCAGTTCCCAGAAGGCTTCCAGTTTGACACAGATGACATCAACTTTCCTGTAGAAAACCTCTGCTTTGTTGGGCTGATTTCTATGATTGACCCTCCTCGTGCTGCTGTGCCAGATGCTGTTGGCAAATGCAGAAGTGCTGGAATCAAG GTTATCATGGTTACAGGAGACCATCCAATCACAGCCAAAGCTATTGCTAAGGGTGTCGGCATCATCTCGGAGGGCAATGAAACAGTAGAGGATATTGCTGCTCGTCTGAATATCCCAATCAGCCAGGTCAACCCCAG GGATGCCAAGGCCTGTGTTGTCCATGGCACAGATCTGAAGGACATGACCAGTGAACAACTAGATGACATTCTGACTCATCATACAGAAATTGTGTTTGCCAGGACATCTCCTCAGCAGAAGCTTATAATTGTGGAAGGTTGCCAGCGACAG GGAGCCATTGTAGCTGTTACTGGTGATGGTGTGAATGACTCCCCAGCTCTGAAGAAAGCAGACATTGGTGTTGCCATGGGTATTGCTGGCTCTGACGTCTCTAAACAGGCAGCTGACATGATTCTCCTGGATGACAACTTTGCCTCCATTGTAACTGGCGTAGAGGAAG gtcGTCTGATCTTTGATAATCTGAAGAAGTCCATTGCTTACACTTTGACCAGTAACATCCCTGAGATCACACCTTTCCTAATCTTCATCATCGCTAACATCCCCCTACCCCTGGGAACAGTAACTATTCTCTGCATTGACTTGGGTACTGACATG GTTCCTGCTATCTCCTTGGCATATGAGCAAGCTGAGAGCGATATCATGAAGAGACAGCCCAGAAACCCCAAAACGGACAAGCTAGTGAACGAGAGACTGATCAGTATGGCCTACGGGCAGATTG GTATGATCCAGGCCCTTGGAGGCTTCTTCACGTACTTTGTAATCCTAGCAGAGAATGGGTTCTTGCCCTCCTCCTTGGTAGGGATCAGAGTGAAATGGGATGACCGGTGGGTGAATgatgtggaggacagctatggGCAACAGTGG ACCTACGAACAGAGGAAAATTGTGGAGTTCACTTGCCATACAGCCTTCTTTGTCAGCATTGTGGTGGTGCAGTGGGCAGATTTGGTCATCTGTAAAACCAGAAGGAATTCAGTCTTCCAGCAGGGGATGAA gAACAAGATCTTAATATTTGGTCTCTTTGAGGAGACTGCCCTGGCTGCCTTCCTCTCTTATTGTCCTGGCATGGATGTCGCCTTAAGGATGTATCCACTGAA ACCAAGCTGGTGGTTCTGTGCCTTCCCATACTCTCTCCTTATCTTCCTGTATGATGAAGTCAGAAAACTAATCATCAGACGGAGCCCTGGAG gtTGGGTGGAAAAGGAAACATACTATTAA